The uncultured Fibrobacter sp. DNA segment GCCCCATCGAAAGGAGCTTGGACTTGTAAGCGGAATCGCCTTCGTTATAGCCGACGATTTCCACCTTGTCGCCCTTTTTGAGTTCCGAGAATTTGGGCTCGGTACTCCACTTTTTTGTATGCGACTTACCGCCGCAACCACAATTACAGCTCATATTATCCTCATATAAC contains these protein-coding regions:
- a CDS encoding FeoA family protein, with translation MSCNCGCGGKSHTKKWSTEPKFSELKKGDKVEIVGYNEGDSAYKSKLLSMGLVRGVQIEVLQAAPLGDPIEVAVLSYRLSLRKEEANVLKLRRV